From Xyrauchen texanus isolate HMW12.3.18 chromosome 36, RBS_HiC_50CHRs, whole genome shotgun sequence, one genomic window encodes:
- the mlnr gene encoding motilin receptor codes for MEEFMEDQHCGDSLFPNSTLIPVTIICLLLFVVGVTGNTMTILIIQRFKDMKTTTNLYLSSMAISDLVIFLSLPFDLYRLWKYVPWVFGELVCRLSHYINEGCTNATVLHITVLSMERYLAICFPFKAKAAITKRRVKYVILALWGFALLSAAPILFLMGVEYENETMPDPNTRQCKHTRYAIDSGLLHTTIWVSTAYFFCPMFCLLFLYGSIGRKLWKSRNELHGPNAAARERVHRQTIKILAVVVLVFAICWLPYHIGRFLFTHVDDYHSARLSQDFNVASMVLFYVSASVNPVLYNLMSNKYRSAVKRLFLLRRRLHHRPDQRHLSSRDDITAFTETFTGVKETMMTEEGLQ; via the exons ATGGAAGAGTTTATGGAGGACCAACATTGCGGAGACTCGCTCTTCCCAAACTCCACCCTCATTCCAGTAACCATCATCTGCCTCCTGCTCTTCGTTGTTGGAGTGACCGGCAACACAATGACCATACTCATCATACAGCGCTTCAAGGACATGAAGACCACCACAAACCTCTATCTCTCCAGCATGGCCATCTCAGACCTAGTCATCTTCCTCAGCCTCCCCTTTGACCTCTACCGCCTCTGGAAGTATGTACCTTGGGTCTTCGGGGAGCTTGTGTGCCGTCTTTCACACTACATCAACGAAGGTTGCACCAATGCTACTGTCCTCCACATCACGGTGCTGAGCATGGAGCGTTACCTGGCCATCTGCTTCCCTTTCAAAGCCAAAGCTGCCATCACCAAGCGGAGGGTCAAGTATGTCATCCTGGCGCTGTGGGGCTTCGCCCTGCTCTCCGCCGCACCAATTTTATTCCTGATGGGTGTGGAATATGAGAACGAGACGATGCCCGATCCGAACACGCGACAGTGCAAGCACACTCGCTACGCTATTGACTCTGGGCTGCTCCACACCACTATCTGGGTGTCAACAGCCTACTTCTTCTGCCCCATGTTCTGTCTGCTCTTCCTCTATGGGTCCATCGGGCGTAAGTTGTGGAAGAGCCGTAATGAGCTTCACGGGCCCAATGCGGCAGCCAGGGAGAGGGTTCACCGACAGACCATCAAGATTTTAG CTGTGGTTGTGTTGGTATTTGCCATCTGTTGGCTGCCCTACCACATCGGTCGATTCCTCTTCACACATGTGGATGACTACCACTCTGCCCGCCTCAGTCAGGACTTCAATGTGGCCTCAATGGTGCTGTTTTACGTCAGTGCCTCGGTTAACCCCGTACTCTACAACCTCATGTCCAACAAGTATCGATCCGCTGTCAAACGCCTCTTCCTGTTGCGCCGCAGACTCCACCACAGGCCTGATCAGAGGCACCTCTCATCGCGTGATGACATCACTGCATTTACGGAGACTTTCACCGGGGTGAAAGAAACCATGATGACAGAGGAGGGCTTACAGTAA